A window of the Flexibacter flexilis DSM 6793 genome harbors these coding sequences:
- a CDS encoding T9SS type A sorting domain-containing protein: APLTVTATPSATAVRFDWPSYTTNTYMYQIHYRVQGTSTWYGYQSTGYGAPTLAARVTGLTPNTTYEWRVRNACLPVAEDWNEWSSISTFTTGAARLGQELAQLSVYPNPTTGLVNVAGLSGAVNYVVYNSVGKQVLSGEQVVSQEAVLQLDLSAYPQGAYILKVMSAEGVATRQMILTGK, from the coding sequence GCGCCACTTACTGTTACCGCAACACCAAGTGCGACAGCAGTTCGATTTGACTGGCCATCTTACACCACCAATACCTACATGTACCAAATCCATTACCGAGTACAGGGTACAAGTACTTGGTACGGCTATCAATCTACAGGTTATGGAGCGCCAACTTTGGCTGCCCGCGTAACGGGTCTTACCCCAAATACTACTTATGAATGGCGTGTTCGTAATGCTTGTTTGCCAGTGGCGGAAGATTGGAACGAATGGTCTTCTATCAGTACGTTTACGACAGGTGCTGCGCGTTTGGGTCAGGAGCTAGCACAATTAAGTGTTTATCCAAATCCAACGACGGGTCTAGTTAATGTAGCAGGCTTGAGTGGTGCTGTGAACTATGTTGTTTACAATAGTGTAGGCAAACAAGTGCTGTCAGGCGAGCAAGTAGTAAGTCAAGAAGCCGTGTTACAATTAGATTTGAGTGCGTATCCACAAGGCGCATACATTTTGAAAGTAATGTCTGCGGAAGGGGTCGCTACTCGACAAATGATTTTGACTGGTAAATAA